The sequence below is a genomic window from Lolium perenne isolate Kyuss_39 chromosome 4, Kyuss_2.0, whole genome shotgun sequence.
CTGTAAACATATATGCACCTATAAGCAGATGAAGACTATATGTATACTCAAAACAAGCTCATTTCACTGTCATAGGAATGGTTCCCTTTGCAATTGGTTCAGAAACTGCAGGATCCATAACATACCCTGCCGCTAGATGTGGAGCAACTGCTTTGCGCCCGACATTTGGAACCGTTGCACGGACCGGTGTCATGAGCATTTCTGAGAGTCTGGTATTTTCGTGTGATTTCTCTGTTCCCCCTTACAGATTCGAGCCAATCCTGTGAATGATGAGCTATATTATCCTAAAATGGCAGGACAAACTTGGTCCTATCTGCAGAACCGCAGTGGACTGTGCTATCGTACTAGATACAATCCGTGGCACAGATGCTGGTGATCCCTCATCCCGTGAAATCGCATTAGAAGATCCATTTCATGTTGACATCACAGAACTCACTGTTGGATATCTTGACAGTGCTGAGATGGAGGTAATTGAGATCGTAAATATGTCGTCAGTCTGGTTTAAGTAATTGTTCATTCTCCATCTGATCCTGAAATAGAGTTGTTCTGAATTTTACGATACCAGGTTGTCAAAGTTCTTTCTGCCAAGGGTGCTAAGCTTGTGCCTTTCAAGTTGAACTACACCGTTGAATCGGTTCAGTCTATTCTGAACATCACGATGGATGTCGATATGCTTGCGCATTTTGACAACTGGCAACGCGAAGGAAATGATGATGACTATGAAGCTCAAGACCAGTGGCCGGTGGAGCTTCGTCGTGCTCGATTAATCCCAGCAGTCGACTATGTACAGGTGACATGCCATACTAAACTGCGCATGTGACTGTACTGGATCCGAACTTACCTTCATTGATTTCTGACGAACAGGCACAGAGAGCACGAGGTAAGCTGATCAGGGAAATCCAGGAGAGCTTCACAGTTGATGCATTCATTGGCAATGTGACCGACTGGGAGCTCGTTTGTGTGGGAAACCTCGTCGGAATGCCTATCATGGTGATTCCTACAGGCTTCAAGAGCATAAAAGATCCACCAAAAGGCGGCACGAGAAGAAGAACCACAGTCACGACGGGCATATATGCTCCACCTGACCATGACCACATTGTAAGCATTCTTACTCCAGGACATCTTATTGATGACTGATAGTGCTACTAAGAGTTCATACCTagataaaaaaaaaagagttCATACCTAGAAACTTGTTAGCTTGAGGAGCAGCGACGATGACTTCTTCTGTTTGTAGGCTCTCGCTCTGGCGATGGCGTACCAGTCGGTCACCAGTCACCACAAGCAACGGCCACCACTTGACGATCTAGTCCCGGGTGACACGATACACACGTAGCCAGCTGATGAGACGGTATGAGGAAAGGTCCGAGTAATATGTGCGGTATTTTCCTTTCAAAGGTTGTACTTTGTAATTTTATATTCAAAAGGCACAGGGCCATAACTAAAATTGTAAATTACATCTGGGGTACGTGGATAACCCCTTCCACTTATTTACGGAGTAGCTCATCAAGGCAGTTATGTCTGCAAGACCTGTGCATCATCTCCTGATCTCGGAAGCCCTGGCTTCTCGATGAGGTTAACAAAGGATTGTGGGGATTCTTTTGGGCCTGTAAGGGGCGCGCTAATGGGGGACAGTGCCTGGTTGCTTGGGATAGGGTGTGCAAGCCCCTGGAGTTTGGAGGGCTTGGTGTCAAGGATCTGCGCTTGCAGGGTTTGGCTCTCCGTGTCCGTTGGCAGTAGTTACAGAGAAAGACCTGGACAGGCCATGTCAGGGCCTCCCCATGATCAAGGATGCTGAGGCATGGGATGTTTACGACAATCTGGTCCATATCAAGGTCAGCGATGGCAAGAGCACACTTTTCTGGCGTGATCGGTGGATCAATGGGTGAGCAGCGTCATACTCTTGAAGCCTCCTCGGACGTAGAAAGTTATTATGTGGTCGCTACCCACTAGTTTCGGGATGAGCTACTTTGAACGTCTTGAATTATTTGAGATTGGCCTGCTACAACAACCCTAAAACAGAAATTTTGTATTAGTTGAAAACGAAAATTCCATTTCTGCTTCTGTTCCGCTAGAAAAGTTTGTTCTGTTTCCGCTAAAAAAGTCGTTTAGAAATTAGAACTCCTTTATCatttctatatttttattctatttccattTTTTCGAGGAATAGTACGAATCTTTCCACTCCATTTTCATCCCTACTAGAGCCAATGTGCAGCATGGATTCATGGTCAGGAAAATAATACTAATAGAGCGCTTGTTACAACATAAGGCAAAAGCTTTGCGGACAGCATGTTTAGTTCACAAATTCTATTGGATGTAAGCTGATATATACAGGATACACGCAACCACTCATGAGACAATTTATCCAACAGCTTTCACTTTTACGGCACCAAGAGATGGTGTTCTTATTGATGGTTATGTACCCACAAATAGAGGAAACAAAGCCCCAACCCTAAAACAGCAAGGAAACAAAACATGTCCAAAACAGTCTATCAACAGGTAGAACAACACGCCCAGTTCATCTGCTCCGGACACTGGATACCAAATCACCCAGGAAATATCTACACGAAGAATCAGAAAACAACAGAAGGAACTGAACCAGCCAAGGGTCACACTGATAGTGGTAATGTTCTACAGATAAAAAAGCACAAAGGCCCAGACTGGGTAGACGAAGAGCAGAATGATGCCGATGGTGTTCGACACACCTTTGGCCTTGCTGAAGGCAGCCCTGAAGCCACCTGACGCGTTGATGTGCTCTTGAAGCAGATAACACCCAATGACCAGGCACACGCCGACACCGATGATGTCGTTCCTGAATTTGTCAGCGAAGAGGCTGGGGGCAACCACCGCGAGAAGAATCAGAGAGCCTGGCAGCTCTAGCCAATCTGATGCACATGATGAAAATCCTTATTAGCTCCATGTAACACTTTTACCGGCCTACTGAGTAGTAGGAAAAAAAATGGCATATTTTGGGAGCACTATACAAGctggaagaaaagaaaagaaagacaAGGAAATAATACCAGGGAAGTGTTTTGGAAAGAAGAGTCGCAGTACGACAGCAACAAATGCAATCCAGCAACCAACCTCTCCCCTGCAATGTAGATGTTTAATAATCAGGAATTcgtttcatatgcatgtatgttatGCTGTAGAGTGGTAATACATCAAAA
It includes:
- the LOC127292670 gene encoding cold-regulated 413 plasma membrane protein 2; its protein translation is MGKMPSYLAMKTDPAGTASEAAQALIQSDLRELGAAARKLANHAILLGGGLGFGSSLFKWLAFIAAVYLLILDKTNWKTNILTGLLVPYIFFTLPGVLFNLIRGEVGCWIAFVAVVLRLFFPKHFPDWLELPGSLILLAVVAPSLFADKFRNDIIGVGVCLVIGCYLLQEHINASGGFRAAFSKAKGVSNTIGIILLFVYPVWAFVLFYL